TGAAGTATGGAAAGAGACTTCTCGGCAGCGCAGGTAAGGAATATGAGTATTCACTGGCCGCTATGGATCCTGCTTCCAGACTGCAGCATCAAAAGAAAACCCTGACCTCTCGCTTGGGTCTCGCCGGGGAGTACATCGAAGAGGACCTAATCAATGACAACGACCTGGTTTCGAAACCGGTTGTGAAGGAAGAACCATCTTTCGTTGCATCCCGCGAGCACAGCATTCAGGGCACTTCCCAGCCTCTGGCGTCGCCGATTGAACCCGCCAATGGAGAGGAGTCGGGCTTGAGCAAACGGCAGCTCAATCAACTAAAGCGAAAGAATAAGCAAAGCGCCAGAATGGGAGCGAATAAAGTGCGTGTAGTCGACCTGTCCTCGCGGAGAGCGTCGGAGAACGTGACAACGCCTTCGGTGGCCACGCCTTATCCCATCAAATCAGAGAATGGAGAAGAGCGCAACGGCGATTCCAAGCCAGATTATTTCTCGTTAGACCGATCCGCCGGCGATGATGAGTCGAAGATAGTCTCCGAATTTAAAGGAGCTTCGGTTCCAGAGAATCCATTACTCCAGCCAGAGTCCACAGAAGAAGGTCCCAATCCGAACTGGCCTTTCGAGCTCATGTGTGACATCCTCATGGTGGATCTTTTTGATCCCAACTGGGAGATTCGCCATGGTGCTGCGATGGCTTTGCGTGAGGTCATTCGCATCCAGGGTGCCGGTGCCGGCCGTGTGCAGGGGAAGAGCAGGGCCGAGAATGATATTTTAAATCGCAAGTGGTTGGACGACCTTGCGTGCCGTCTCCTGTGTGTGCTCATGCTCGATCGCTTTGGTGACTACATCTCAGATAACGTCGTAGCTCCCATCCGAGAGACCGTCGGTCAAACGCTAGGTGCACTCCTCTCCCAACTACCATCCCGGTCGGTCATTTCTGTCTACAAGTGTCTCTATAGAATCATTATGCAGACCGATCTCGGCCTGGAACGGCCTATCTGGGAAGTTTGTCACGGTGGCATGATCGGTCTCAGGTATCTAGTAGCGGTTCGAAAGGATCTGCTCATTAAGGATTCCAAGCTTATGGATGGCGTGCTCGAGGCGGTCATGAAGGGCTTAGGGGATTATGATGACGATGTCCGTGCGGTAAGCGCGGCAACGCTTGTTCCCATTGCCGAAGAATTTGTTAAAACTCGTCAAAGTACCTTGGGCACCCTGATGACCATCGTTTGGGATTGCCTTTCGAATCTGCAGGATGATCTCAGTGCCAGTACAGGTTCAGTCATGGACCTTTTGGCGAAACTGTGTACATTCCAAGAGGTTCTCGACGCGATGAAGGCCAATGCAGCGGTCAATCCGGAATCGTCTTTTGGTAAACTTGTTCCTCGCCTCTACCCGTTTCTACGACACACCATTACCAGTGTCCGCTCGGCGGTTCTGCGAGCCCTTATGACATTCTTGCAACTCGAGGGCGAAGGCACCGACGAGTGGGTCGACGGAAAGACAGTGCGTTTGATCTTTCAGAATCTGCTAGTGGAGCGAAACGAGGGCGTTTTGAAGCAGTCTCTTCAGGTCTGGTCAGAGCTACTAAATTCACTGGAGACCCGCGGTTCCTTCAAGTCGGAAAGCGACCTCCTAAGTCATATCAAACCCCTTATCACTCTAAGTATGGGTCCTTTCGGTGTTCCGCGATACCCGGTTCCTATGGACGCTTCTTTGTTTATCAAACCCTCGGGTCTGCCTTTCCCGTCAAGCGCTGCGGCTCCTGCCAGGTCATCTCCGGCTAGTAACACGCCTGAAGGAACTAAAGGTCGTCGGCGCAAGTccgagaagaaagaggcgcCGCCACCTTCTGCCCACAATGTCGACGGGCACATGCTCCAAGGCGACATTGACCTAGTGGGAGCGGATACTATGCTGAGGTCGAAGATATATGCCGCAAGAGCTCTCGGCCAGTTGCTATTTGTCTGGGACCAGAACCAGCTCCCGAGTCTATGGCAGTCTATCCTGGAAGGACTCAACCATTCGGCCTCGACTTCGCAACTCGCTTCGGCCATGATAGTGGAGGAATATGCCAAGCTCTCTGGACCTAGTGGGAGGTATGCCTCTACTTTGTGTGAGAACCTACGTCCAATCATCGAAGGCGAGCGTCCTCCGTGGTATAGCGACATTGCTTGCTATCTCCATGTCGCTCGAGCACAGTGTCACTCCCTTTTGAACACCTTCCGCGACCACGCACATGTTCCCGGCTCAAGATTGCCTGTCCTCGCCGTCATTGTTCAAGGGGATCCTGAGGCTGGACCTAATGCGTTCTCGCTGTCTGACGCCGAGAAGGTCATTGGCCCAGACTTTGAGCGGCTCAAGAAGGGTCTTACTCCGGCTCAGCGCATTACCGCTCTCCAGGTCCTCAATGATACTCGCGCAACGGCTGAGAGCGCTGTCAACGAGGCCAGGAATGCCAGAGAGCAAAGAGACTTGCGTGTTCGGGCTGCTGCCGCAGGCGCTCTGGTTGCTTTAAGCGACATTCCGAAGAAACCCAGCCATATTATCAAGGGAATGATGGATAGCataaagaaagaggagaacgCGGAACTGCAACAGCGCTCTGCCACTGCTATTACCAGCCTTGTCGAGTACTACACCACTTCGGCGAAGCGGGGACCCGTCGACAAAGTTATCGGTAATCTTGTCAAGTACTGCTGCGTGGATACTTCTGAGACCCCCGAGTTTCACCACAATGCGATGCTCGAGAAGTCTATCCTCTCGCTCCGTAAGGAAGAAGACCGGCGTGATCATCCAGATGCTGCCAAGTTTGAGAgagaggccaaggaggctCGAATCATGCGTCGTGGCGCCAAAGAAGCTCTCGAGCAGTTGGCCGTCAAGTTTGGTTCTGAGCTTATGGCCAAGGTGCCTAACCTCGCTTCTTTGATAGAACGACCACTGAAAGAAGCTCTTGCCGCCGACGAACTTCCGGCGAACATTCGTGATCCCGAAAACGAACTTGGCCAGGAAGTTGTGGATGGATTGTCCACGTTGCGTGCCATCCTGCCCAAATTTCATTCGGGACTTTACCCCTGGGTGGTCGATCTCTTGCCGCTTGTAGTAAAGGCGCTTCAATGCAACCTTTCTGTCATTCGATACGCAGCCGCCAAGTGTTTCGCCACTATCTGCAGCGTCATTACCGTCGAAGGCATGACCATGctggttgagaaggtccTACCTATGATCAACGATGCTCTGGATGTCCACCACCGTCAAGGCGCCGTCGAGTGCATATATCACCTGATTCACGTGATGGAGGACGGCATTCTGCCTTATGTCATCTTTCTCGTCGTTCCTGTGCTTGGCCGGATGAGTGATTCGGACAACGAGGTCAGGCTGTTGGCCACAACGTCTTTCGCAACCTTGGTGAAACTGGTCCCGTTGGAGGCTGGAATTCCTGACCCACCTGGTCTGTCAGAAGAACTTCTCAAGGGACGTGACCGGGAAAGGCAATTCATGGCGCAGATGTTGGATGTCCGAAAAGTCGAAGAATTTAAGATTCCCGTGGCTATCAAAGCGGAGCTTCGACCTTATCAGCAAGAAGGCGTTAACTGGCTTGCCTTTCTCAACCGCTACAACCTTCATGGCATTCTCTGCGACGACATGGGTCTGGGTAAAACTCTGCAGACCATTTGCATTGTCGCCAGTGATCACCACATGCGGGCGGAAGAGTTCGCTCGGACTCAGAAGCCCGAGGTGCGAAAGCTTCCTTCGCTGATCGTCTGTCCGCCGTCCCTCTCCGGACATTGGCAGCAAGAATTGAAACAATATGCTCCATTTCTCAACTGCGTTGCTTACGTCGGACCACCTGCAGAGCGGTCA
The DNA window shown above is from Aspergillus fumigatus Af293 chromosome 1, whole genome shotgun sequence and carries:
- a CDS encoding DNA-binding ATPase, translated to MTSRLDRLVTLLETGSTPFIRNTAAQQLADVQKQHPDELFNLLGRILPYLRSKSWDTRAAAAKAIGLIVANADTFDPNQDDGQEIKKAENDDLDVDIKSEEELLSPMDDSLLQLERLDLPSILKYGKRLLGSAGKEYEYSLAAMDPASRLQHQKKTLTSRLGLAGEYIEEDLINDNDLVSKPVVKEEPSFVASREHSIQGTSQPLASPIEPANGEESGLSKRQLNQLKRKNKQSARMGANKVRVVDLSSRRASENVTTPSVATPYPIKSENGEERNGDSKPDYFSLDRSAGDDESKIVSEFKGASVPENPLLQPESTEEGPNPNWPFELMCDILMVDLFDPNWEIRHGAAMALREVIRIQGAGAGRVQGKSRAENDILNRKWLDDLACRLLCVLMLDRFGDYISDNVVAPIRETVGQTLGALLSQLPSRSVISVYKCLYRIIMQTDLGLERPIWEVCHGGMIGLRYLVAVRKDLLIKDSKLMDGVLEAVMKGLGDYDDDVRAVSAATLVPIAEEFVKTRQSTLGTLMTIVWDCLSNLQDDLSASTGSVMDLLAKLCTFQEVLDAMKANAAVNPESSFGKLVPRLYPFLRHTITSVRSAVLRALMTFLQLEGEGTDEWVDGKTVRLIFQNLLVERNEGVLKQSLQVWSELLNSLETRGSFKSESDLLSHIKPLITLSMGPFGVPRYPVPMDASLFIKPSGLPFPSSAAAPARSSPASNTPEGTKGRRRKSEKKEAPPPSAHNVDGHMLQGDIDLVGADTMLRSKIYAARALGQLLFVWDQNQLPSLWQSILEGLNHSASTSQLASAMIVEEYAKLSGPSGRYASTLCENLRPIIEGERPPWYSDIACYLHVARAQCHSLLNTFRDHAHVPGSRLPVLAVIVQGDPEAGPNAFSLSDAEKVIGPDFERLKKGLTPAQRITALQVLNDTRATAESAVNEARNAREQRDLRVRAAAAGALVALSDIPKKPSHIIKGMMDSIKKEENAELQQRSATAITSLVEYYTTSAKRGPVDKVIGNLVKYCCVDTSETPEFHHNAMLEKSILSLRKEEDRRDHPDAAKFEREAKEARIMRRGAKEALEQLAVKFGSELMAKVPNLASLIERPLKEALAADELPANIRDPENELGQEVVDGLSTLRAILPKFHSGLYPWVVDLLPLVVKALQCNLSVIRYAAAKCFATICSVITVEGMTMLVEKVLPMINDALDVHHRQGAVECIYHLIHVMEDGILPYVIFLVVPVLGRMSDSDNEVRLLATTSFATLVKLVPLEAGIPDPPGLSEELLKGRDRERQFMAQMLDVRKVEEFKIPVAIKAELRPYQQEGVNWLAFLNRYNLHGILCDDMGLGKTLQTICIVASDHHMRAEEFARTQKPEVRKLPSLIVCPPSLSGHWQQELKQYAPFLNCVAYVGPPAERSRLQSALPNADIVVTSYDICRNDNEVLNPINWNYCVLDEGHLIKNPKAKATIAVKRLLSNHRLILSGTPIQNNVLELWSLFDFLMPGFLGTEKVFLDRFAKPIAASRFSKSSSKEQEAGALAIEALHKQVLPFLLRRLKEEVLNDLPPKIIQNYYCDPSELQRKLFEDFTKKEQKALQDKVGSTEKADKEHIFQALQYMRRLCNSPALVVKEGHKQYNEVQQYLAAKHSNIRDVAHAPKLSALRDLLIDCGIGVDSPSEGDLSGASYVSPHRALIFCQMKEMLDIVQSEVFNKLLPSVQFLRLDGSVEATRRQDIVNRFNTDPSYDVLLLTTSVGGLGLNLTGADTVIFVEHDWNPQKDIQAMDRAHRIGQKKVVNVYRLITRGTLEEKILNLQRFKIDVASTVVNQQNAGLGTMDTDQLLDLFNLGETAETAEKPSDAAGNEVDMVDIDGNVKEKGKKGWLDDLGELWDDRQYQEEYNLDSFLATMKG